From the genome of Bradyrhizobium sp. ORS 278:
TCACCACGAGATGAGCCACCAGCAGCGCGCTCCAGGTCGCGGTGAAGCCGATCATGCGGAAATATTGCAGCAGCGCGATGCCGAGCACGAGGCCGGGCATCATCAGCGGCGACACCAGCAGCGTGCCGAGCGCCGTTGCGCCGGGCAGCCTGCCGCGGGCGATGGCGATGGCGGCCAGCGTGCCGGCGACCAGCGACAACGCGGTCGACAGCACCGCGATTTGCAGCGACAGCGACAGCGACGGCCAGAAGCCGTCGAGCCGGCCGACGCGGCCGTACCAGCGCAGCGACGCGCCCGACAGCGGCAGATCGAACACCGGCGTCGGCGAGAACGACGCCGCGGCGATGACGGCGAGCGGCAGGATCAGGAACAGCGCGAGGCCGATCGCGAGCATCCAGCAGATGATAATGGCCGTGCGCGTCATCATTTCGGCTCCCGCGACAGCATCGTGCTGAGCGCCACGACGATCACCGCAATCGCCAGCAGCACGACGCCGGCGGCGGCGCCGAAGCCGGGCTCGCGCGCCAGCAGATAGGCCTTTGCGATGGTGGTGGCGAGCGTCGGGTATTTCTCGCCGATCAAGAGCGTCGGCACGACGTAGGCGGAGACCGACAGCGAGAACACCAGCGCGACGCCGGCGATGATGCCGGGCAGTGTCAGCGGCAGGATGACGCGCAAGAACACGACGATCGGCGAGGCGCCGAGCGTCGCCGCGGCTTCCGCATAGCGGCTGTCGAGCTGCGCCACGACGGCGTAGATCGGCAGCACCATGAACGGCAGGAAGATGTTGACCGCGCCGACGATCAGCGCCGTCTGGGTGAAGATCATGCGGATCGGATCCTCGATGATCCCCAGTGCGATCAGCACCGTGTTGATCAGGCCGTCGCTGC
Proteins encoded in this window:
- a CDS encoding ABC transporter permease, whose translation is MTDAVLSAPILKPAPDRERLAAFGFVAPSLLIIALVFVLPLALLLGVSVLDPKGGLTAAHYVRLLGTPYYLGVIWNSLRLGLLVTAIAFLISYPAAFALARARGPLRSILLATLFLPLAASVIVKAFAWTILLRSDGLINTVLIALGIIEDPIRMIFTQTALIVGAVNIFLPFMVLPIYAVVAQLDSRYAEAAATLGASPIVVFLRVILPLTLPGIIAGVALVFSLSVSAYVVPTLLIGEKYPTLATTIAKAYLLAREPGFGAAAGVVLLAIAVIVVALSTMLSREPK
- a CDS encoding ABC transporter permease, coding for MMTRTAIIICWMLAIGLALFLILPLAVIAAASFSPTPVFDLPLSGASLRWYGRVGRLDGFWPSLSLSLQIAVLSTALSLVAGTLAAIAIARGRLPGATALGTLLVSPLMMPGLVLGIALLQYFRMIGFTATWSALLVAHLVVTLPYVARTMIAGLSRFDFTLIEAARTLGCTYAGSVLRVMVPALAPSFLISGLFSLLASFDNYPVSIFLTDVRSKTLPIRMLQYIEEAPDPTLAALSTLILGGTLVLLLISDRLVGLHRMAGTAD